AAGAACAAGGGATATTGACTACATTTTATCGGATGAAACCGGTATTAGGGATGGAGAGCTGGAAGGCGGAAATTGTCACAGTGACGGGAGTGCCTGAAAAGGTAAGGCAATCTCTTTTTTCAATTCAAACAACATATAACTGATATTATATATAATGCTAGCATAATATTTTGAATGGAAGGAAAATTGATACAGGCTGACTAAATATCGCAGGCTAGTCTGGCTCaatcaattaattatttatttgttattttttcatgacatttatttcatatatcatatattcattaaatcttttatatttttgtaaaagatattcaataattaatataaaagaaacatacTGTAAAAGATACTTTTATTTTCTACCAGTAAAAAAACGAGTTAATGCTCTTAAGTTAGAAAAAGAGAAATTTAGAGACTATCTTTTGACGTTAAGTTATATTTAAACCATCCGAACTGTCGGAAAAATTGTTGTTCATATGACACAATGAACAAAGATTGTGGTTTAAATTAAATCGAGTGTtcttttaatatatatgtttttattacagagttgtatatttatatatttttgtttattcgTTATTGTACTAggatatatatgtttattttactgaATAACACGTGATAAAATATTGAGTTATATATTTATGCTTACCGAGCAACTGATCCATGTAACGAAGCTATCATTGAATTTGCAAGGTGTCGGTGAATAGAACTAAAGGTTGTACAAGCAAGCGAATTGCAGTCGGTGTGATAGCTGGTGTAGTTGTCTTGGCAATTGTGGCTGCGCTCGTTATTGTTTCTGTCTATTTTGGATCGAAAGTAACTTCGGATAGTTATAAGGTAGGAACGTCTGAAGCTAATAATTAtctttaataacatattttgtgATTCAACATGTAACTACATATGAAATGCTTTGTGCTTGTTTCAAGTACGCATAGATGAAGGAATAGCTTACACAAATAAAAACTCGAGTTTGAACCCTTACACAAAATATTAGTTTTCATGTTCATAGAGCCAATTATATTGTcaccttttcattttgtttatgaaactACACAGAGCTTCTGGCTAATAACTGACAAAAGCTCACGGTcacaccttctcatatgacactagcATTGGCTTTTCTAGGAAGCGAAgtagttcaaataagcttgatGCTTTATTCAGAGCTAAGCCAAACATTGGTAAAAGTACAATGATTAAGTTACGAGTTACCTTCATTTCCCGTACCTAACATGCCAAGTCTTTTGATAGCTATTTTTCTATACCTTGTTGTATTTGCTGTTTAGTTGTTTAATTTATTGCATGTTTCCTATGCTCCTTTCataatgtattttctttaaaatgtatattgttcATGAAAAGCTGTAACATTTCATCTGattcacattttaaacaaaagcgtCCCATTTTCGATCAGATTATGTTATTTCGCGTTTATGTTTCGATTATGTATTTCTATGGACATtgttcagaagtttgaaagtttattGATCAGGTTGCACACCAGACATACAAAACAAATGGTGGGGAAATTGAAGAGGAGGAGACAGAAGAGGACATACGGATACGTAACGTAGCAGAGGTCATTTACGATTACAAACATGTAAGCGATAAGAGTAGATCAAGTATTAAGTAATGAATAAAAGGTACATAACTATCAAAAGTCATTTCGGTAAAATTAATTATGCATAACGTAGAAACTTGTGGTTACAAGAAGGTACGAGAACTAAGTTGCTTTGCCTGGAAAAGGTCATTTATGCTTATAACTATGAATGTAATAAAGTTATCTGCTTATAACTATGAATGTAATAAAGTTATCTGCTTATAACTATGAATGTAATAAAGTTATCTTTGATAACTTAAATgtaagttaataaaatattaaatattctgGGGAATCAGCTTACAGAAATTTCATATATTGGTAGtgattgattattgattattgattgaTTATATAATAGTATACAATGTCAACTATTGGTTTGTCATAATTGGTATTTTTATtgggcgcgttcggcatacatactcgagctaacccgagtcaccctgggtattactcgagtataactcgtgtaacccgggcgatagtagttgtgtcacccgaattctacccacctccAGAAGCTGGGAAAGGCGGGTGATCGTATCGGAAtacattaacactttaaacatggcgTCGTTGGTAGACTGGTAAAATTTTGGGTGCAATTACTTTCAAGGTTTTATCTCAATACCCACAgatgatattgaaatgaaacttcaaataagTCTTTCCACTCATCAGACCTACCAAAATAATTTAGTTGGATAGCTCTTGAACGAATCTTatgtaaattatgggtctcatttatagacatTTGCTTTGAAaccaatttttactttttaaggtcattaactaaccgcagatgatcaagtcccattactctaatatgtattttgacaaaattatgccccttttggacttagaaaatgcagttttaagttttacatgaaagttaGTACAtctaaactaatgcagatgtttggttaaaacttcacacatttctacgggtctgtaaaataaggtcatatcaacatatcacaagcctctaactcttacttgagtcagaccccttttaggggttaaagttttgcatgcaagttttttttaaacgaatgctgatacttggttgaaacttcacacatgtcttccatgTTGTATAGGACATGgcatcaacttccataactcttacttgaactccggccaagttatgccccattgttaaaacatagaaaaagctggttaaagttttgcatgcaagttactatctcagaaactaatgcagatattggattgaaacttccataCATGTCTCCAGTGATGTAAAGGAAGGTCAAAGAATCAATTCCCAAAACtttaattttggacaagttatgccctttttcttgtgcatagatattgttgtgtctgcatgcaaattactatctccaaactgGGTACTGGGTTGAAAACTTCTTATATCTATTCACGGTTTTTAAGTTAGATCatagaatcaagtcaaataatccttgaatcattatATCGATTCTAGAACCGAAAATCATTCATATTGACAATtgccttcgaatagtggagcgtgctgtcattgtttttttttgaaacctTTTACTTTCTTACAAATAcagagtaactttgaaatgctcttttggCATTCATGCCCACATCTGTAAATATTGCTAAATAGGACATATGTTGAGAAATCAGCTTCTTACAGCAACATCCGTGTCAAGCATATTTCGATGATTCtcgatctgattcttaaagcttgTAAGTTTCCTTTCTATGTTCACAAGGGAAAACTTTGAGAAAAACATCTTGGCTTAAGAACACATAATGAGTGATAAGGACAAATAATCCACAACAGAAGCCAAACattgatgttgaagttataagTAAATAATTCAACCTCCCTACTTGCCGGCAAACCATCTTTCCACAGACACATAATTATGGCACTGTTGTTTAGTTAGCTCAGTAGTTGATGTACTGTCCTGTCGGTCCAAAGTTCACGGGTTTGATCCGGTTAGCGATGAAATTCCTCCCTTGGCCATTTGCAACCTACCTCAGTCCATATGAATGTAGAGTTGACTGTTGCTTATGAAAGTGGACTGGTAAGCCACTTAGGTTGCTAAGCTTGCCAAGGAGAgtgaacatttgttaccatttGTGACTGGCAGTCATATATGGCAATAAGATTGTTGGAAATGATGTTGAACCCAATTGACCAACATCAAGAACTGGTACTTGGTCTTTTAAAAGTCAGACtagcatttagcacatttcatggctgtattacgtaaaaaagtttgaaaaaagcatactgtttgtaatgtgctatttgtgagcatggtgaattcagttatgtcattttaaacaaagacatatttaaaaaaaaaaaaattcattagcATGGGCGGATAGAGACAGTCAGCAGAGTTGAGCTTATTCATTTTCGTAATATATTTCTTCCTATAAATGGgtcttggcaaacagtgcagattgaACATCGTAAAACAGATCATGTGATCAGGGTCTCCACTGTTTCCTTTTATGAATTTCAatcacaacaataaaaaaaaagaaataattataccaaacaccctttaatttgaaataacccGGGTTAGTAGAGTCATATGTAGATATAAGAGGACTAATATAAATTGTAGCTCTTGCCtctgaaataattttaagtataaattaacataaaatagaaatttctagtctaTTAAACATTATGGACTGAACATTCTTCCAAGTGTTACTTGTTCCAAGAATCTGAAAAGTCGATTGATAATAATCCAGTctgatttttcactctgacagaagTCGTACCAGTTCATCTCTAACAACGATACCAGACAGTCTGTCCTCATTATAGTCATCAAACATATCTTTATTAGGTTAGGTTCGGTTCttcacaaaaatcatttatttcattgtcattaaaaatgcaaacattatgcAAACATTATGTAAGATACACGCAACTAACAACACTATATCGCATACATAAACATTTAGTCCACTAACTCAACATAATTTCT
This window of the Mercenaria mercenaria strain notata chromosome 5, MADL_Memer_1, whole genome shotgun sequence genome carries:
- the LOC123556621 gene encoding uncharacterized protein LOC123556621 isoform X2 — translated: MKPVLGMESWKAEIVTVTGVPEKVSVNRTKGCTSKRIAVGVIAGVVVLAIVAALVIVSVYFGSKVTSDSYKVAHQTYKTNGGEIEEEETEEDIRIRNVAEVIYDYKHGLVVTRFADAEAKDQSVCFAQLMNETETPTTDTDKYTDGEVDMYEQKSAEDEESVKWTYTNREVPRHMISENTARMCEETKIYWMENISDVT